One part of the Oncorhynchus kisutch isolate 150728-3 linkage group LG22, Okis_V2, whole genome shotgun sequence genome encodes these proteins:
- the LOC109867151 gene encoding 60S ribosomal protein L4-A isoform X2, giving the protein MACARPLISIYSEKGESSGKNVVMPAVFKAPIRPDIVNFVHTNMRKNNRQPYAVSKLAGHQTSAESWGTGRAVARIPRVRGGGTHRSGQGAFGNMCRGGRMFAPTKTWRRWHRRINTTQKRYAICSALAASALPALVMSKGHRIEEIPEVPLVVDDKVEGYKKTKEAVLLLKKLKAWNDIKKVYASQRMRAGKGKMRNRRRIQRKGPCIIYNQDQGVTKAFRNIPGITLQNVNKLNLLRLAPGGHVGRFCIWTESAFRKLDQLYGTWRKSASLKVDYNLPMHKMTNTDLSRILKSEEIQKALRAPNKKIRRRVLKKNPLKNLRIMMKLNPYAKTARRQAILLHDPAIKAKMLKPKKKLSKAAPSKA; this is encoded by the exons ATG GCTTGTGCCCGGCCTTTAATCTCCATCTACTCCGAGAAAGGAGAGAGTTCAGGCAAAAATGTCGTTATGCCTGCCGTGTTCAAGGCTCCCATCCGCCCGGACATTGTCAACTTTGTACACACCAACATGCGCAAGAACAACCGTCAGCCCTATGCTGTCAGCAAACTGGCCG GTCATCAGACAAGCGCGGAGTCCTGGGGTACAGGCCGAGCCGTGGCTCGTATTCCTCGTGTGAGGGGAGGTGGTACCCACCGCTCCGGCCAGGGAGCCTTCGGAAAT ATGTGTCGTGGAGGTCGCATGTTCGCCCCCACCAAGACGTGGCGCCGCTGGCACCGCAGGATCAACACTACCCAGAAGCGTTACGCCATATGCTCTGCCCTGGCCGCCTCCGCCCTGCCCGCACTTGTCATGTCAAAAG GACACCGCATTGAGGAGATCCCAGAGGTTCCCCTGGTAGTTGATGATAAAGTGGAGGGTTACAAGAAGACTAAAGAGGCCGTGCTGCTGCTGAAGAAACTCAAGGCCTGGAACGACATCAAAAAG GTGTACGCGTCACAACGCATGCGAGCTGGCAAAGGTAAGATGAGGAATCGCAGGCGTATCCAGCGCAAAGGGCCGTGCATCATCTACAACCAGGACCAAGGTGTCACCAAGGCCTTCAGAAACATCCCTG GCATCACTCTACAGAACGTGAACAAGCTGAACCTGCTGAGGCTCGCCCCCGGTGGTCACGTCGGTCGCTTCTGTATCTGGACGGAATCCGCCTTCCGTAAGCTGGACCAGCTCTACGGGACCTGGCGCAAATCTGCCTCTCTCAAGGTGGACTACAA TCTGCCCATGCATAAGATGACCAACACAGATCTGAGCAGGATTCTGAAGAGTGAGGAGATCCAGAAAGCACTTCGTGCACCAAA CAAGAAGATCAGGCGCAGAGTCCTGAAGAAGAACCCCCTGAAGAACCTGAGAATAATGATGAAGCTGAACCCCTACGCCAAGACAGCCAGACGTCAAGCCATCCTGCTGCATGACCCGGCC ATCAAGGCCAAGATGCTGAAGCCTAAGAAGAAGCTGTCCAAGGCGGCCCCGTCCAAGGCATAG
- the LOC109867151 gene encoding 60S ribosomal protein L4-B isoform X1, which yields MPAVFKAPIRPDIVNFVHTNMRKNNRQPYAVSKLAGHQTSAESWGTGRAVARIPRVRGGGTHRSGQGAFGNMCRGGRMFAPTKTWRRWHRRINTTQKRYAICSALAASALPALVMSKGHRIEEIPEVPLVVDDKVEGYKKTKEAVLLLKKLKAWNDIKKVYASQRMRAGKGKMRNRRRIQRKGPCIIYNQDQGVTKAFRNIPGITLQNVNKLNLLRLAPGGHVGRFCIWTESAFRKLDQLYGTWRKSASLKVDYNLPMHKMTNTDLSRILKSEEIQKALRAPNKKIRRRVLKKNPLKNLRIMMKLNPYAKTARRQAILLHDPAIKAKMLKPKKKLSKAAPSKA from the exons ATGCCTGCCGTGTTCAAGGCTCCCATCCGCCCGGACATTGTCAACTTTGTACACACCAACATGCGCAAGAACAACCGTCAGCCCTATGCTGTCAGCAAACTGGCCG GTCATCAGACAAGCGCGGAGTCCTGGGGTACAGGCCGAGCCGTGGCTCGTATTCCTCGTGTGAGGGGAGGTGGTACCCACCGCTCCGGCCAGGGAGCCTTCGGAAAT ATGTGTCGTGGAGGTCGCATGTTCGCCCCCACCAAGACGTGGCGCCGCTGGCACCGCAGGATCAACACTACCCAGAAGCGTTACGCCATATGCTCTGCCCTGGCCGCCTCCGCCCTGCCCGCACTTGTCATGTCAAAAG GACACCGCATTGAGGAGATCCCAGAGGTTCCCCTGGTAGTTGATGATAAAGTGGAGGGTTACAAGAAGACTAAAGAGGCCGTGCTGCTGCTGAAGAAACTCAAGGCCTGGAACGACATCAAAAAG GTGTACGCGTCACAACGCATGCGAGCTGGCAAAGGTAAGATGAGGAATCGCAGGCGTATCCAGCGCAAAGGGCCGTGCATCATCTACAACCAGGACCAAGGTGTCACCAAGGCCTTCAGAAACATCCCTG GCATCACTCTACAGAACGTGAACAAGCTGAACCTGCTGAGGCTCGCCCCCGGTGGTCACGTCGGTCGCTTCTGTATCTGGACGGAATCCGCCTTCCGTAAGCTGGACCAGCTCTACGGGACCTGGCGCAAATCTGCCTCTCTCAAGGTGGACTACAA TCTGCCCATGCATAAGATGACCAACACAGATCTGAGCAGGATTCTGAAGAGTGAGGAGATCCAGAAAGCACTTCGTGCACCAAA CAAGAAGATCAGGCGCAGAGTCCTGAAGAAGAACCCCCTGAAGAACCTGAGAATAATGATGAAGCTGAACCCCTACGCCAAGACAGCCAGACGTCAAGCCATCCTGCTGCATGACCCGGCC ATCAAGGCCAAGATGCTGAAGCCTAAGAAGAAGCTGTCCAAGGCGGCCCCGTCCAAGGCATAG